One genomic window of Maribacter aquivivus includes the following:
- a CDS encoding HYC_CC_PP family protein translates to MLHKLFSIFMAMLLLLSTISWTVEKHLCMGRVMDIALFNHADDCGMEAGLSLLEDVPTVKKHCCDNEAFTMQGQDDLTHDISNFDFSQQIFLISFTSSYIGLFEETTSENIDFDSYPPPILAEDLNILHQVFLI, encoded by the coding sequence TTGCTACATAAACTATTTTCTATATTCATGGCAATGCTGTTGTTGCTGTCTACAATTTCTTGGACAGTAGAAAAGCATTTGTGTATGGGTCGTGTTATGGACATAGCATTGTTTAATCATGCAGATGATTGTGGCATGGAAGCTGGTCTGTCTTTGTTGGAAGATGTACCTACAGTAAAAAAGCATTGTTGTGATAATGAGGCTTTTACTATGCAAGGTCAAGATGATTTGACACATGATATTTCTAATTTTGATTTTTCACAACAGATATTCTTAATCTCTTTTACAAGTTCATATATAGGCTTGTTTGAAGAAACTACAAGCGAGAATATTGATTTTGATTCCTATCCGCCGCCTATATTGGCTGAAGATTTGAATATTCTACACCAAGTTTTCTTGATTTGA
- a CDS encoding GAF domain-containing protein: MFDALRPQVSSIIDSNKTPDAKMQDICELLKASVPHYDWVGFYFKNGDKRELKLGSYAGAPTDHTIIPFGKGICGQVAESNENFVVPDVQAQDNYIACSITVKAEIVVPLFVNGENIGQIDIDSNTPDPFTKADETFLEFINFEVAKIL, from the coding sequence ATGTTCGATGCACTTCGCCCTCAAGTAAGTTCTATTATAGACTCAAATAAAACACCAGATGCTAAAATGCAAGACATCTGCGAGCTTTTAAAAGCTAGTGTACCGCATTATGACTGGGTAGGGTTCTATTTTAAGAATGGTGATAAGCGTGAACTAAAATTAGGTTCTTATGCTGGTGCGCCAACGGATCATACCATTATTCCATTTGGAAAAGGAATTTGCGGTCAAGTAGCCGAAAGCAATGAGAATTTTGTTGTACCAGATGTACAGGCTCAAGACAACTACATCGCATGTAGCATTACCGTTAAAGCAGAGATAGTGGTACCGTTATTCGTTAATGGCGAAAACATTGGTCAAATAGACATTGATTCTAACACTCCCGACCCTTTCACAAAGGCTGATGAGACATTTTTAGAATTTATAAATTTTGAAGTAGCCAAAATTCTTTAA
- the purH gene encoding bifunctional phosphoribosylaminoimidazolecarboxamide formyltransferase/IMP cyclohydrolase — protein sequence MSSVKKASSALISVFHKDGLEPIVRKFQELGITIYSTGGTEKFITDLGIDVVPVEDVTSYPSILGGRVKTLHPKVFGGILNRQDNESDVAQLAEFEIPQIDIVIVDLYPFEKTVASGASEQDIIEKIDIGGISLIRAAAKNFKDVTCVSSMEDYAEFLDVVSADNGNISLEDRKRFAAKSFNVSSNYDTAIFNYFNKNHDIAALKVSETQGKVLRYGENPHQKGFFFGDFDAMFSKLHGKELSYNNLLDVDAAVNLMLEFKNDAPTFAILKHNNACGLSQRDTLHQAYVDALAGDPVSAFGGVLISNKEIDKVTAEEIHKLFCEVVIAPSYNAEALEILKGKKNRIILIQNEVEMPEMQVRTCLNGMLLQEKDHKTDTIADLTNATNTKPTDQELEDLIFASKLCKHTKSNTIVIAKNKQLCASGTGQTSRVDALNQAIHKAQTFNFDLKGSVMASDAFFPFPDCVEIADKAGITSVIQPGGSIKDQLSIDYCNEHKISMVMTGTRHFKH from the coding sequence ATGAGCAGTGTAAAAAAAGCGTCTTCAGCCTTAATTTCAGTTTTTCATAAAGACGGATTAGAGCCAATAGTTAGAAAATTTCAAGAATTAGGAATCACTATTTACTCCACCGGAGGAACTGAAAAATTCATCACCGATCTTGGTATCGATGTTGTTCCTGTAGAAGACGTTACTAGTTACCCATCTATTCTTGGAGGCAGAGTTAAGACCTTACACCCAAAGGTATTTGGTGGTATTTTGAACAGACAGGATAATGAAAGTGATGTTGCTCAACTAGCAGAATTCGAAATTCCACAAATAGATATCGTTATAGTTGATTTGTATCCGTTTGAAAAAACAGTTGCCAGTGGTGCTTCTGAACAAGATATTATCGAAAAAATTGATATAGGCGGAATTTCTCTTATTCGTGCCGCAGCTAAAAACTTTAAAGATGTCACCTGTGTTTCTTCAATGGAAGATTATGCAGAATTTCTTGACGTTGTTTCTGCTGACAACGGTAACATTAGTTTAGAAGACAGAAAGCGTTTTGCTGCTAAATCTTTTAATGTTTCTTCTAATTACGATACTGCTATATTTAACTATTTCAATAAAAACCATGATATCGCTGCTTTAAAAGTTAGCGAAACTCAAGGCAAGGTGTTACGTTATGGTGAGAACCCACACCAAAAAGGATTTTTCTTCGGCGATTTCGATGCTATGTTCTCCAAATTGCACGGTAAAGAATTATCATATAACAACCTTTTAGATGTTGATGCTGCAGTTAATTTGATGTTGGAATTTAAAAATGACGCTCCTACTTTCGCAATACTCAAGCACAACAATGCCTGCGGACTTTCACAAAGAGATACTTTACACCAAGCTTATGTTGACGCTTTAGCAGGTGACCCTGTTTCTGCTTTTGGAGGCGTTCTTATCAGTAATAAAGAAATTGATAAAGTTACGGCAGAAGAAATTCATAAATTATTCTGCGAAGTTGTTATAGCACCAAGTTATAATGCAGAGGCTCTTGAGATATTAAAAGGAAAGAAAAACAGAATTATTCTTATACAGAATGAAGTTGAAATGCCAGAGATGCAAGTAAGAACTTGCTTAAATGGTATGCTTCTTCAAGAAAAGGATCATAAAACAGATACAATTGCAGATTTAACAAATGCTACTAATACGAAGCCAACAGATCAAGAATTAGAAGATTTAATTTTTGCGTCTAAACTTTGTAAGCACACGAAATCAAACACTATTGTTATTGCGAAGAACAAACAATTATGCGCAAGCGGTACTGGACAGACTAGTAGAGTTGATGCTTTAAACCAAGCAATACACAAAGCACAGACCTTTAATTTTGACCTAAAAGGATCCGTTATGGCGAGTGATGCTTTCTTCCCTTTCCCTGATTGTGTGGAGATTGCAGACAAAGCCGGGATCACTAGTGTTATTCAACCAGGCGGATCTATTAAAGACCAATTGAGTATAGATTATTGCAACGAGCACAAAATTTCAATGGTGATGACAGGTACACGTCATTTCAAACATTAA
- a CDS encoding rod shape-determining protein, protein MGFFDFLTEEIAIDLGTANTLIIHNDKVVVDSPSIVARDRISGKIIAVGKEANMMQGKTHENIKTIRPLKDGVIADFDASEKMLMMFIKNIPALKKKWFPPALRLVICIPSGITEVEMRAVKESAERVNGKEVYLIHEPMAAAIGIGLDIMQPKGNMIVDIGGGTTEIAVIALGGIVCDKSVKIAGDVFTNDIIYYMRTQHNLYVGESTAEAIKIEIGSATEDLQSPPDEKSVQGRDLLTGKPKQVQISYREIAKALDKSILRVEDAVMETLSQTPPELAADIYNTGIYLAGGGSMLRGLDRRLSQKTDLPVYIAEDPLRAVVRGTGIALKNLERYKSILIK, encoded by the coding sequence ATGGGATTTTTTGATTTCTTGACCGAGGAAATAGCTATAGATTTAGGTACAGCGAACACCCTTATTATACATAATGACAAGGTAGTTGTCGATAGCCCATCCATCGTTGCCAGAGATAGAATTAGCGGAAAAATCATTGCAGTTGGTAAAGAAGCTAATATGATGCAAGGTAAAACCCATGAGAATATAAAAACCATTAGACCATTGAAAGATGGTGTAATTGCCGATTTTGATGCATCTGAAAAGATGTTAATGATGTTCATTAAGAACATTCCGGCATTAAAGAAAAAATGGTTTCCACCAGCATTGCGTTTGGTGATTTGTATACCTTCTGGTATTACCGAAGTTGAAATGCGTGCGGTAAAAGAATCTGCCGAACGTGTAAACGGTAAAGAAGTGTATCTAATTCACGAACCAATGGCTGCGGCAATAGGTATCGGTTTAGATATTATGCAACCAAAAGGTAACATGATTGTAGATATAGGTGGTGGTACTACTGAAATTGCAGTTATTGCTTTAGGTGGTATTGTTTGTGATAAATCGGTGAAAATTGCAGGTGATGTATTTACGAATGACATCATTTATTACATGCGTACGCAACACAACTTATATGTTGGTGAGAGTACAGCAGAAGCAATTAAAATTGAAATAGGTTCTGCAACTGAAGATTTACAATCTCCACCTGATGAAAAATCTGTACAGGGTCGTGATTTGTTGACAGGTAAACCAAAGCAAGTTCAAATATCTTACAGAGAAATAGCAAAAGCTTTAGATAAATCTATTCTACGTGTTGAAGATGCGGTTATGGAAACATTATCTCAAACTCCGCCAGAATTAGCTGCAGATATTTACAACACAGGTATTTATCTTGCAGGCGGTGGCTCTATGCTACGTGGATTGGATAGAAGGTTGTCTCAAAAAACCGACCTGCCAGTTTATATTGCAGAAGATCCATTACGTGCCGTAGTACGTGGAACGGGTATCGCATTAAAGAATTTAGAACGCTACAAGAGTATATTAATTAAGTAA
- the mreC gene encoding rod shape-determining protein MreC, translated as MQQIINFLIRYKIFLLYLFLLLISCIFTFQSHSYHQSKFLNSSNYISGSIYTFSDNVTSYFGLREENNKLVEENKRLRDKLFNNVVLSPSLIDSTSVDYEVVRGRVINNSYADQRNYITINKGKNDSIVQDMGVITDKGILGIVENTSDKFSTVQSILSDKSNINAKIKNSNHFGSLVWENTTDYNVVQLIDIPRLVPLTIGDTIVTGAMSSIFPENIPIGTIKRFDLDNSKSFYFIDVELFNDMTNIGNIYIIRNLNRKEVLELEAETEAND; from the coding sequence ATGCAACAGATCATAAATTTTCTAATTAGGTATAAGATATTCTTACTTTACCTTTTTCTGTTATTAATTTCTTGCATTTTTACGTTTCAATCGCATTCGTACCATCAATCTAAATTTTTAAATTCTTCTAACTATATTTCAGGAAGTATCTATACTTTTTCAGATAATGTAACTTCATATTTTGGTTTAAGGGAAGAAAACAACAAACTTGTTGAAGAAAATAAAAGACTTAGAGATAAACTCTTTAACAATGTAGTTCTTTCACCTTCACTAATAGATTCCACTTCTGTAGATTACGAAGTTGTTAGAGGTCGTGTCATCAATAACAGCTATGCTGATCAACGTAACTACATTACTATCAACAAAGGTAAAAATGATAGTATTGTACAAGACATGGGCGTTATTACAGACAAGGGTATTTTAGGTATCGTTGAAAATACATCAGATAAATTTTCTACCGTACAGAGTATTTTAAGTGACAAATCTAACATAAACGCAAAAATCAAAAACTCTAATCACTTTGGGTCTTTAGTTTGGGAAAATACCACAGATTACAATGTTGTTCAATTAATAGACATTCCAAGACTAGTACCACTTACCATAGGTGATACCATTGTCACAGGAGCCATGAGCAGCATCTTCCCAGAAAACATTCCTATTGGTACGATTAAAAGATTTGATTTAGACAACTCAAAAAGTTTCTATTTTATAGATGTAGAACTATTTAATGATATGACTAATATTGGTAATATTTATATCATTAGAAATTTGAACCGAAAAGAGGTTTTAGAATTAGAAGCAGAAACAGAAGCCAATGATTAA
- the mreD gene encoding rod shape-determining protein MreD yields the protein MINSTTFLIVLRFILLVLLQVLVFNKLNFFGYINPLIYILFLYWYPIKQNRTTFIILCFFLGLCVDIFSDTLAINAAATVTIAYLRPTIMRFVFGVNYEFQSFKLNNSTKAQQFTFLALLIIIHHLVYFTLEIFSFSNSLLILQKTVIVSISTLILGMLFSTLFSSKKE from the coding sequence ATGATTAATAGTACTACATTTTTAATTGTACTCCGATTTATATTATTGGTACTATTGCAGGTACTGGTATTCAATAAACTGAATTTCTTTGGCTATATAAATCCGCTGATATATATTCTTTTCTTGTATTGGTATCCTATCAAACAAAATAGAACTACCTTTATAATACTATGCTTTTTCCTAGGACTTTGCGTAGATATTTTTTCTGACACACTTGCCATAAACGCAGCAGCTACCGTTACCATAGCTTATCTTCGACCAACCATTATGCGTTTTGTCTTTGGTGTCAATTATGAATTTCAAAGTTTTAAGTTAAACAACAGTACAAAGGCACAACAATTCACGTTTTTAGCGTTATTGATTATAATACATCACTTGGTATACTTCACGTTAGAAATTTTCAGCTTTTCAAACAGCTTGTTAATTTTACAGAAAACGGTAATTGTCAGTATTTCCACATTGATTTTAGGCATGTTGTTCAGTACATTATTCAGCAGTAAAAAAGAATGA
- the mrdA gene encoding penicillin-binding protein 2, producing the protein MRKILLSLIIVVIAITFLGRLSYLQIFSFSAEQVLEDPAIKAIYDYPERGYIYDRNGHLLVGNDPAYDVMVIPREVQPLDTLEFCGLLGIDKEKFVEKLRRARVYSPRLPSVLVPQLSKQDYAKLQEKMRKYKGFYIQKRSLRYYDTPSAANVLGYISEVNEGDLAVNKYYVQGELKGRTGVERYYEDLLRGRKGVQYIQKDRFNRDIGPYKNGTIDTLPEQGKQISITIDKALQEYGELLMNGKRGGIVAIEPATGEILSMISGPTYDPALLVGRERSKNYTKLYNDTIANPTWDRSIHAQQPPGSPFKTLNALIALQEGVLDENTTIQCYHGFYVGKKKRGCHCGGGLRSLNKGISQSCNAYFAGAFRKIYEKFETTDEGMDVWEKHMKSFGLGDYLGYDLPFGQKGRIPNKEYYDKWYGDNRWSSSYIISNAIGQGEILATPVQLANMTAAIANRGHYFTPHILKKIEGKDITEPKFTEAKHTTIDPKHFEPVVQGMADVYVSGTARWLQIPGIEVAGKTGTAENFTKIDGVRTQLTDHSVFVAFAPVDNPKIAIAVYIENGYFGSRYAGHIATLMIEKYLKGEITLKTLEKRMLEKTLEAEYAKPYSGEEFKINERVW; encoded by the coding sequence ATGAGAAAAATTCTTTTATCATTAATTATAGTTGTCATCGCAATTACCTTTTTGGGAAGGCTATCCTATTTGCAAATTTTTAGTTTTTCTGCGGAGCAAGTTCTAGAGGATCCGGCAATTAAAGCGATATATGATTATCCTGAAAGAGGCTACATTTATGATCGTAACGGTCATCTGTTAGTTGGTAATGACCCTGCTTACGATGTCATGGTTATACCTAGAGAAGTTCAACCTTTAGACACCCTTGAGTTTTGTGGGCTATTGGGAATTGACAAAGAAAAATTCGTTGAAAAATTAAGAAGAGCCAGAGTATACTCACCAAGACTACCTTCAGTATTGGTTCCACAACTTTCTAAACAAGATTACGCAAAGCTACAAGAGAAAATGCGTAAGTATAAGGGCTTCTATATTCAAAAAAGATCTTTACGGTATTATGACACCCCTAGTGCTGCAAATGTTTTAGGCTATATTAGTGAAGTAAATGAAGGTGATTTAGCAGTTAATAAATATTATGTTCAAGGTGAACTGAAAGGTAGAACGGGAGTTGAACGTTACTACGAAGATTTATTAAGAGGCAGAAAAGGTGTACAATACATTCAGAAAGATAGATTCAACAGAGATATAGGTCCATATAAAAATGGAACCATAGATACCTTACCTGAACAAGGGAAACAAATAAGCATCACCATTGATAAAGCGTTGCAAGAATATGGCGAATTATTAATGAATGGTAAAAGAGGTGGTATTGTGGCCATAGAGCCTGCAACGGGTGAAATCCTTTCCATGATATCAGGACCAACCTATGATCCTGCATTATTAGTAGGGCGTGAGCGTTCAAAAAATTATACTAAACTTTATAATGATACAATTGCAAACCCAACATGGGATCGCTCTATTCATGCTCAACAACCTCCGGGCTCTCCTTTTAAAACACTAAATGCATTAATAGCTTTACAGGAAGGTGTTTTAGACGAAAATACAACCATACAATGCTACCACGGTTTCTATGTGGGTAAGAAAAAAAGAGGTTGCCACTGTGGTGGTGGTTTACGAAGTTTGAATAAAGGAATATCGCAATCATGCAATGCTTATTTTGCAGGAGCATTCAGGAAAATATATGAAAAGTTCGAAACTACTGATGAAGGTATGGATGTGTGGGAAAAACACATGAAAAGCTTTGGTCTAGGTGACTATCTAGGTTATGATTTACCATTCGGGCAAAAAGGGCGTATACCTAACAAAGAATATTACGATAAATGGTATGGTGATAATAGATGGAGTTCTTCTTATATCATCTCTAATGCTATTGGGCAAGGTGAAATTTTAGCAACACCTGTTCAGTTGGCAAATATGACGGCTGCTATTGCCAATAGAGGACATTACTTTACACCACATATTCTAAAGAAAATTGAAGGTAAAGATATTACAGAACCTAAATTTACCGAAGCTAAGCACACTACCATAGACCCAAAGCATTTTGAGCCCGTAGTTCAAGGTATGGCAGATGTCTATGTAAGTGGTACAGCTAGATGGTTGCAAATACCAGGTATCGAAGTAGCAGGTAAAACAGGTACCGCCGAGAATTTTACGAAAATAGATGGTGTACGTACACAATTGACAGATCACTCGGTTTTCGTAGCTTTTGCACCCGTCGATAATCCTAAAATTGCCATAGCGGTATATATTGAAAATGGATATTTTGGATCAAGATACGCCGGACATATCGCTACTCTTATGATTGAAAAATACCTTAAAGGTGAAATCACCTTAAAGACCCTTGAGAAGAGAATGCTAGAAAAAACATTAGAAGCAGAATACGCGAAACCCTACAGTGGGGAGGAGTTTAAAATAAACGAGCGTGTCTGGTAG
- the rodA gene encoding rod shape-determining protein RodA, translating into MSGRSILKRIDWLSVFIYFALVFIGWINIYSSTFTDEHSSIFDFSTLYGKQLFFIGVSLVTIVVVLALEVNFYERFSSLLYLISMVSLLGLFVFGKTIAGATSWYDLGFFNLQPSELAKVATALALAKYLSDIQTDIKRRKDQFYAILIILIPAILIIPQPDPGSALVFFAMIFVIFREGLPLYYLVILLSFILIFVITLMFGTVWLIIGLVLMIILLYALKRKTLKIPVIPLSLISVAVILFSLSVNFVFNNVFEQRHRDRFGLWLRLEKDPNKLEQIRKSIGYNTYQSEKAIESGGFFGKGFLEGTRTKGDFVPEQHTDYIFSTVGEEWGFLGTATVIILFTVLFLRLISLAERQKNAFARMYGYGVISILLIHYFINIGMVIGILPTIGIPLPFFSYGGSGLLFFTILLFIFLKLDTNRLKESF; encoded by the coding sequence GTGTCTGGTAGAAGCATCTTAAAAAGAATTGACTGGTTAAGTGTTTTCATCTATTTCGCACTTGTTTTTATTGGCTGGATCAATATTTACTCTAGTACATTTACAGACGAGCATAGCTCCATCTTTGATTTCAGTACACTTTACGGAAAACAGTTATTTTTTATAGGCGTTAGTTTAGTTACTATAGTTGTGGTACTTGCCTTAGAGGTAAATTTCTACGAACGATTTTCTAGTTTACTATACCTCATTTCTATGGTCTCGCTACTAGGGCTGTTTGTTTTTGGTAAAACTATTGCCGGTGCAACATCTTGGTACGACCTTGGTTTTTTTAACCTACAACCTTCAGAACTTGCAAAAGTGGCTACTGCACTGGCGCTCGCTAAATATCTCAGCGATATACAAACAGATATTAAACGTAGAAAAGATCAGTTCTATGCTATTCTAATTATACTTATACCAGCTATTTTAATTATACCACAACCAGATCCCGGTAGTGCACTAGTTTTCTTTGCAATGATTTTTGTAATTTTCAGAGAAGGCTTACCACTTTACTATTTAGTTATTCTACTAAGTTTTATTCTCATTTTTGTTATTACCTTAATGTTTGGTACTGTTTGGCTTATTATTGGTCTAGTTCTAATGATTATACTTTTATATGCATTAAAGCGTAAAACATTAAAAATCCCAGTGATTCCGCTTAGTCTTATTAGTGTAGCGGTAATTCTATTCTCCCTTTCGGTAAATTTCGTTTTCAATAACGTGTTTGAGCAACGACATAGAGATCGCTTTGGACTATGGTTACGATTAGAAAAAGACCCTAACAAATTAGAGCAGATTAGAAAATCTATAGGATACAATACTTATCAATCTGAAAAAGCAATCGAATCTGGCGGATTCTTCGGAAAAGGTTTTCTTGAAGGCACACGTACAAAAGGAGATTTTGTACCTGAACAGCACACAGATTATATTTTCAGCACTGTTGGTGAAGAATGGGGCTTTTTAGGTACCGCAACAGTAATCATTCTATTTACCGTATTATTTCTAAGGTTAATCTCTTTAGCCGAACGACAGAAAAATGCCTTTGCCAGAATGTATGGCTATGGCGTTATATCTATTTTATTAATACACTACTTTATTAATATAGGTATGGTAATAGGTATTTTACCTACTATTGGTATTCCACTACCCTTCTTTAGTTATGGTGGATCCGGGCTCTTATTCTTTACTATTCTACTCTTTATTTTCTTGAAATTGGATACGAATAGATTGAAAGAGAGTTTCTAA
- a CDS encoding DNA/RNA non-specific endonuclease, with protein sequence MAYRKKNGSLYSILILVCVIGFWLFENFYTPATYSNSDKEPISNEFPKELLPSSTTGEIVNHEYFTLSYNEPYEQAEWVAYTLDKSHLTYDDRKRPYFIEDPYVSSKSADWRNYKGSGYDRGHLLPAGDRRFSLQAYNETFYTSNISPQDREFNAGIWNDLEQQTRRWAKQYGTLYVFTGGVLESGLEEIGQEDVDVPDAFYKIIARKKGDKIYTLSFLMPNKPQFTSLRNFVVSVDEIEKETGIDFFAQLSEKQQSAFEGSKNTTGWKF encoded by the coding sequence ATGGCATACCGCAAAAAAAATGGATCTCTTTATAGTATTTTAATTCTAGTATGTGTAATTGGCTTTTGGTTATTTGAAAACTTTTATACTCCGGCTACTTATTCAAATAGTGATAAGGAACCAATTTCAAATGAATTCCCTAAAGAGCTGCTTCCGTCGTCAACTACTGGTGAAATTGTAAATCATGAATATTTTACATTGTCTTATAATGAACCATATGAACAAGCAGAGTGGGTAGCGTATACTCTTGACAAAAGTCACTTAACATATGATGATAGAAAACGACCGTATTTTATAGAGGACCCATATGTTTCCTCTAAATCTGCAGACTGGCGTAATTATAAGGGGTCTGGTTATGATCGTGGACATTTACTACCAGCTGGTGATCGTAGATTCTCGTTACAGGCATACAATGAAACTTTTTATACAAGTAATATAAGTCCGCAAGATAGAGAGTTCAATGCTGGTATTTGGAACGACTTAGAGCAGCAAACAAGACGCTGGGCGAAGCAGTATGGAACTTTATATGTGTTTACCGGTGGCGTGTTAGAAAGTGGATTAGAAGAGATCGGACAAGAAGATGTTGATGTGCCCGATGCTTTCTATAAGATTATTGCCCGTAAAAAGGGAGATAAGATATATACCCTGTCTTTTTTAATGCCGAATAAACCTCAATTTACATCTTTACGTAATTTCGTAGTGTCTGTTGATGAGATAGAAAAAGAAACTGGAATTGACTTTTTTGCCCAACTATCAGAAAAACAACAAAGTGCTTTCGAAGGGAGTAAGAATACTACTGGGTGGAAGTTTTAG
- the msrB gene encoding peptide-methionine (R)-S-oxide reductase MsrB: protein MLTWKDVIHFSVNGNPEPDRRVEKTEQEWKEILTPEQFRVTRKKGTEAPHSGALCTAHEAGKYECVCCGTPLFDSTIKFESGTGWPSFTQPIKENAIKYHKDSSFGMIRVEVMCNTCDAHLGHIFPDGPEPSGLRYCINSESMQLEKEESND from the coding sequence ATGTTAACTTGGAAAGATGTAATTCATTTTTCAGTGAATGGTAACCCTGAGCCTGACAGAAGAGTTGAAAAAACAGAACAGGAATGGAAAGAGATTTTGACACCTGAACAGTTTAGAGTTACTCGAAAAAAAGGCACTGAAGCTCCGCATTCTGGTGCACTTTGTACTGCTCATGAAGCAGGGAAGTATGAATGTGTTTGTTGCGGCACTCCATTATTTGACTCTACTATTAAATTTGAATCTGGTACCGGGTGGCCTAGCTTTACACAACCTATTAAAGAGAATGCTATAAAATATCATAAAGACTCTTCCTTCGGAATGATTCGAGTAGAAGTGATGTGTAATACTTGCGATGCGCATTTGGGACATATATTCCCTGATGGACCAGAACCTAGCGGATTACGCTACTGCATTAATTCTGAATCTATGCAATTAGAAAAGGAGGAATCGAATGACTAA
- the msrA gene encoding peptide-methionine (S)-S-oxide reductase MsrA — translation MTNTKLEIATVGGGCFWCTEAVFQEVKGIHNVVSGYTGGKAPGRPTYREICSGLTGHAEVVQVTFDPTIISYEDILIIFMTTHDPTSLNRQGADAGTQYRSVIYFHNDEQEKKAKIVLNEMQVVYEKPIVTELSPLGIFYDAEEDHQDYYKNNSEQGYCQVVINPKLAKLRKLHADKLIS, via the coding sequence ATGACTAATACAAAATTAGAAATCGCGACAGTTGGCGGTGGCTGCTTTTGGTGTACCGAAGCGGTATTTCAAGAAGTAAAAGGTATACATAATGTAGTTTCTGGGTATACAGGTGGAAAAGCTCCAGGAAGACCCACGTATAGAGAAATATGTTCAGGGTTAACTGGTCATGCAGAAGTAGTTCAAGTTACTTTTGATCCCACCATCATTTCTTATGAAGATATTCTGATAATTTTCATGACAACCCACGACCCCACCTCTTTAAATAGACAGGGTGCCGATGCTGGAACTCAATATCGTTCTGTCATTTATTTTCATAATGACGAACAAGAGAAAAAAGCAAAAATAGTATTGAACGAGATGCAAGTGGTATATGAAAAGCCTATTGTAACCGAGTTAAGTCCTTTAGGAATTTTCTATGATGCTGAAGAGGATCATCAAGATTACTACAAGAATAATTCTGAGCAAGGCTATTGCCAGGTTGTTATCAATCCGAAGTTGGCAAAGCTTAGAAAGTTACATGCAGACAAGCTTATATCTTAG
- a CDS encoding DoxX family protein, which yields MNSQKSFYYIALGLFAIAVIGSIINSFLNYEMVAETFTKLGYPVYLIHVLGVCQSLGLILILFNKSHWSLEWVYAGFFMNYTLGAIAHLSIKDGNGASAVICIVLLFVTYIQSKKIRSTNNELAKFGKPEHAKFI from the coding sequence ATGAATTCTCAAAAATCTTTTTATTACATCGCTTTAGGGCTTTTCGCTATCGCTGTTATAGGTTCTATCATCAATTCATTCTTAAACTATGAGATGGTTGCTGAAACATTTACAAAACTTGGCTACCCGGTTTATCTAATACATGTTCTTGGTGTATGTCAATCTTTAGGTCTTATCTTAATTCTGTTCAACAAATCTCATTGGTCTTTAGAATGGGTATATGCTGGCTTCTTTATGAATTACACATTGGGTGCTATTGCCCATTTATCTATAAAAGATGGTAACGGAGCATCTGCGGTAATATGTATCGTACTTTTATTTGTAACATACATTCAAAGTAAAAAAATACGTAGTACAAATAATGAATTAGCTAAATTTGGAAAACCCGAGCACGCTAAATTTATTTAA